In the genome of Hyphomicrobium sp. ghe19, the window TGTCCGGGCGCGGACCTCTTCGGCATAGGAGGCTATCGCACGGTCGATGGCGGCTCCGATCGCGCCAAATTTCTTCACGAATTTCGGGACGTTCGGCGACAGACCGAGCATGTCTTCCATGACCAGGATTTGACCGTCGCACCCGGGCGACGCGCCAATGCCGACCGTCGGGATGGGAATGGCGTCGGTGATGCGTTCGGCGAGCGGAGCCGTCATGGCTTCAAGAACGACGGCGAAGGCTCCAGCCTTTGCGACCAGACGCGCGTCTTCTTCAATCGCTTGCCAGTCATCAACCGAGCGACCTTGCGTCTTGAATCCGCCCAGCACGTTCACGGACTGAGGCGTGAGGCCGATATGCGCCATCACCGGGATGCCGCGATCAACGAGAAAACGGATCGTTTCCGCCATGCTCCTGCCGCCTTCGAGTTTCACGGCGCCGCAATCAGTCTCCTTCATCACTTTCGCAGCGTTGCGAAACGCCACGGACGGACTTTCCTCGTAAGTGCCGAATGGCATGTCGACAACGACGAGCGCTTTTTTCGAGCCGCGCACGACAGCCTGGCCGTGCATGATCATCAATTCGAGCGGTACCGGCACGGTCGTCTCGAAGCCGTGCATCACCATGCCGAGGCTATCGCCCACGAGCAGGAAATCGCAGTGGTTATCGGCGATCGCTGCGGTGTGCGCGTGGTAGGCCGTTAGCGCAACGATTGGCTCGCCGCCTTTGCGGGCGGCGATATCCGGCGCCATGAGCCGGCGGCGCTTGACGTGAATGGACATTATACTCCGATCGGCGGTAACGCCGTGCATTCTAAGTGAGCCGTTGGACCGACGCGGGGCCTCGGGTCATACCCGTATCGGGCCAAAACACAGTTTACGAAACCTCGGGCTTTGTCGCCAGCATAGACGCCCGCTCAAAACCCGATCGTTTGGTAAATTTCTCCACTGACTATCCACAGTTAATGGCGCAATATCGCCGGAACCGTTGAATTAGCGCCACATCGCAACCCCCGAATCGTCGGCGGTGCGGCACTGTGGTTGCGCCTTCTGACTGGCCTCTGATAGCCAACTTATAGCGCAAGTTGAGGGTTAACCATCTGCCTGATGCTTGGCGCTCTGACGGGTGTGGTTCATTTCACGTCGGGTGGGACGCGTGCGTTGTTCGACCAAGTTCAAAGGCAGAGTTCCGCCGGCATCGCGCTCCATCGCGATTAGCGCCCTCATCTTGAGCATTTTCGGATTGAGCATGTTCGCCGGCCCGTCTGCGGTCGATGCAAAATCCAAATCCGGCGTTTTGAAATCAGCCAGCGAAGCTGCGATCATCACGCCGCCGACGTCTCCGCTTCTGGTCGTCGTTTCGCTCAGGCGGCAGAAGGTGCGCGTCTATGACGCGAACGGCGAAATCGCATCGTCTCGCATCTCATCGGGCCGTCCGGGCTTCAATACACCGACAGGCGTGTTCTCGATCCTCGAAAAGAATGTCTACCATACGAGCAACATCTATTCCGGCGCGTCGATGCCTTATCAGGAGCGCATCACATGGTCGGGCATAGCGTTTCATGCCGGTGACATTCCGGGCTTCCCCGCGTCGCACGGCTGCATTCGCCTTCCCTTTGCTTTCTCAAAGAAGCTTTACGGCCTCACCAAGCTTGGCACCCGCGTCGTCGTGACGTCTGAAGAAGTCGAACCGATTGCCTTCGACAGCCCAAAACTGTTCCAGCCACTTCCGGCCGACGAAGCGTCGGCGATGAAATCCGATCGGTCGAAGCCGGCTCAGCTCGCCGTGAACGACCAGCCGGACGACAGTTCGACGTCCGACGCTTTGCAAGAATTGCCGCTATTTATCGGCGTATCACCTGCGCTCATCAGAGCGGTCGCCGATATGCCGCGCGATCCGCAGCGCCGTCCGACGACGCGCGCCGAAGCCGATCAGATCATGCAGGAAAAGCTTGATCGCGCGCGAGTATCGATCAAGACCGCAGAGGCGGCACTTGCAACAGCGCAAGAACGGGCCACCGCCACTGCGAAGGAATTCGACGGTTCAAGCCAACGGTACGAAATGGCGCGGCGTGCGGTGGAGCCGATCCGCGAAAACCTCAAGGCTGCAGAAGCGCGCCAGCAGGACGCTATGAAGGCATTCGCGGCGTACATGTCGGGTGCGACCACAACGCTGCAGTTAGCATCTGCCGATGCGAACATCTCCATCGATCGCGAAACTGCGCTCGAGGAGGCGTTGCTCGATCTGACGATCGAAGCCGATCGGGCGCGAGCCCAAGCAGCGCAAGGTGAGATGAGCTTCGCGGAAGTGCAGGCGGGCTATTCCGCTGCACAGACGGGTCGCGATACGGCGGCGGACGTGCTGCGCGATGCGCAATCGGATCTTGCGTCGGCGCAGGCCGCGCTCTCTGACGCCAACAAGGAAATGCGGCTCAGGTCCAAACCGGTTTCGGTTCTGGTCAGTCTTCGCGCCAAGCGGCTCTATATCCGCCAGGGGATCGATCCGCTTCTCGAGGCGCCGATCACGGTCGCACCTCTGCCGCACAAGGTCGGAACGCACGTGTTCACCGCCATGCGGTACAGCTCCGATCCCAACACCTTCGATTGGAGACTGGTCAGCGCCCAAACGCCGCTTGCCGGACAGCCGTTCGAAGAGGGCAAGAAAAAGCGCAACAGGACGGCGCTGGCGCAAGGACGCGCGCTCAACGTGCAAATGGCGACCGAAGCGCTCAGCGCATTCACGATCCCGGACGATATTCTTGCGACGATTACAGAGCTCGCACGCCCGGGGTCGTCGCTGATCGTTTCCGACGGCGAACTGCCGCTCAACGAAAACGGAAACGGCACGGAATTCGTCGTGCTGACGCGATAACCACACCTCCGCGGGTGTTTTACGAACCCGCGACGGCATTCGAGTTCAATATCGTTTCAGTGTCGTTGAACGGGGGGCTCGATAGAGCTATACCCCCGGACACGAACACTCCGGCGGGGACACAATTTTGCTGAAAAATGCCGGAATCAGGGCCCTTGTAACGTGGGCAATGCTTCTTTGCTCGTCCGGTCTCATCGCCCTACTGCTCAACAAGATGTCGCCGCGAAGCGAGCCGTGGACGTTCGCGGTCAACGTTCCCGAAACGCCGATGCGTGGGCCTATCGAAACCCAAGCCGAAATCATCACACCGGCGGACCAGAAAAAATTCGTCCACGGGGCATCGGTCATCGCCACCCCAGACGGACTTCTCGCGACTTGGTATAGCGCGACCTACGAAGGGGCCGTCGATGGCGAACTCGTTTCATCGCGCTTCGACGGTTCGCACTGGTCGCCGAACGCCGTCGTCACGACAAGCACCCGCGTCAGCCATGACTTCGGCATCACGATCAAATCGGTTGCCAACCCG includes:
- a CDS encoding L,D-transpeptidase family protein, with the protein product MRCSTKFKGRVPPASRSIAISALILSIFGLSMFAGPSAVDAKSKSGVLKSASEAAIITPPTSPLLVVVSLRRQKVRVYDANGEIASSRISSGRPGFNTPTGVFSILEKNVYHTSNIYSGASMPYQERITWSGIAFHAGDIPGFPASHGCIRLPFAFSKKLYGLTKLGTRVVVTSEEVEPIAFDSPKLFQPLPADEASAMKSDRSKPAQLAVNDQPDDSSTSDALQELPLFIGVSPALIRAVADMPRDPQRRPTTRAEADQIMQEKLDRARVSIKTAEAALATAQERATATAKEFDGSSQRYEMARRAVEPIRENLKAAEARQQDAMKAFAAYMSGATTTLQLASADANISIDRETALEEALLDLTIEADRARAQAAQGEMSFAEVQAGYSAAQTGRDTAADVLRDAQSDLASAQAALSDANKEMRLRSKPVSVLVSLRAKRLYIRQGIDPLLEAPITVAPLPHKVGTHVFTAMRYSSDPNTFDWRLVSAQTPLAGQPFEEGKKKRNRTALAQGRALNVQMATEALSAFTIPDDILATITELARPGSSLIVSDGELPLNENGNGTEFVVLTR
- the panB gene encoding 3-methyl-2-oxobutanoate hydroxymethyltransferase, with amino-acid sequence MSIHVKRRRLMAPDIAARKGGEPIVALTAYHAHTAAIADNHCDFLLVGDSLGMVMHGFETTVPVPLELMIMHGQAVVRGSKKALVVVDMPFGTYEESPSVAFRNAAKVMKETDCGAVKLEGGRSMAETIRFLVDRGIPVMAHIGLTPQSVNVLGGFKTQGRSVDDWQAIEEDARLVAKAGAFAVVLEAMTAPLAERITDAIPIPTVGIGASPGCDGQILVMEDMLGLSPNVPKFVKKFGAIGAAIDRAIASYAEEVRARTFPAQEHVYNLKSPEAEVPVDAVRATKKPKTPTT